A window from Methanobacterium sp. encodes these proteins:
- a CDS encoding NAD-dependent 4,6-dehydratase LegB yields MKLKKKKVLITGAGGFIGSHLTEYLIDLGADVKAFVRYNSRNDWGMLESLPKEKIDLIEVINGDLRDSDAIRYATRDVSVIFHLGSLIAIPYSYIHPRETVETNVMGTLNVLTAAKDLNVDKVVHTSTSEVYGTAKYVPIDEDHPLQGQSPYSASKIGADKIAESFYRSYELPVSVIRPFNTYGPRQSARAVIPTIITQALKSNKISLGSLYPTRDYTHVQDTVEGFVKVAESSKSIGEVINIGSNFEISIKDLAWKIFDIMEKEVKIASDSPRVRPKDSEVERLWCDNAKAKNILGWEPEISLDNGLKNVIDWISKNIDFYKASIYNK; encoded by the coding sequence ATGAAATTAAAGAAAAAGAAGGTTTTGATAACGGGTGCAGGTGGATTCATTGGAAGCCATCTTACAGAATATTTGATTGATTTAGGAGCTGACGTTAAAGCATTTGTAAGGTACAATTCCAGAAATGATTGGGGAATGTTGGAATCCTTGCCAAAAGAAAAAATTGATCTTATTGAGGTTATAAATGGCGATTTAAGAGATTCTGATGCCATTAGATATGCTACAAGAGATGTTTCTGTAATTTTTCATTTAGGATCACTAATTGCTATACCTTATTCTTACATTCATCCAAGAGAAACTGTAGAAACCAATGTAATGGGCACTTTAAATGTTTTAACCGCTGCAAAAGATTTAAATGTTGATAAAGTGGTTCATACATCAACTAGTGAAGTATATGGGACGGCTAAATATGTTCCAATAGATGAAGATCATCCATTACAGGGACAGTCACCCTATTCCGCGTCCAAAATAGGTGCCGATAAAATTGCCGAAAGTTTTTACAGGTCCTATGAATTGCCAGTCAGTGTAATTAGACCATTTAATACATATGGACCGCGCCAATCTGCTAGAGCGGTGATACCCACTATAATAACACAAGCTCTAAAAAGTAATAAAATATCTTTAGGTTCTCTATATCCTACTAGGGATTATACTCATGTCCAAGATACAGTGGAAGGTTTTGTTAAAGTTGCTGAGTCCTCCAAGTCTATAGGCGAAGTAATAAACATAGGATCCAACTTTGAAATCTCCATTAAAGATTTGGCTTGGAAAATATTTGATATTATGGAAAAAGAAGTTAAAATTGCCTCGGATTCACCTCGTGTTAGGCCAAAAGACAGTGAAGTAGAGCGATTATGGTGTGATAATGCTAAAGCAAAGAATATTTTAGGTTGGGAGCCTGAAATTTCCCTGGATAACGGACTTAAAAATGTAATCGACTGGATATCTAAGAATATTGATTTTTATAAAGCCAGTATTTACAACAAATAG
- a CDS encoding class I SAM-dependent methyltransferase: protein MSLKETKNYWENEAVKRINDSNEDLFDDYWTKRYIDNLKYLKPGNRILDIGCGDAKYFIKLKNKYNEFYGIELSKIHFETAKKLFPSGNYAVADANELPFENCFFDTIISFGAFEHNEDINDIFKECYRVLNKEGILLFSVPNYYSTYFPYLYIYNRLKGYDMNASIGHNYPMNYLKLNLEKVGFKNIKTVDTIYASPLPISRVISTLFNNLTNLNIFKRKNKDAEGETIKNKSINKYNADKIFYPLEYIGLGFMRVIFCSK from the coding sequence ATGAGTTTAAAAGAAACAAAAAATTACTGGGAAAATGAAGCTGTAAAGAGAATAAATGATTCAAATGAAGATTTATTCGACGATTATTGGACTAAAAGGTATATTGATAATCTAAAATATCTTAAACCAGGTAATAGAATTTTGGATATTGGTTGTGGAGATGCGAAATATTTCATTAAACTAAAAAATAAATATAATGAGTTTTATGGGATAGAATTAAGCAAGATTCATTTTGAAACTGCTAAAAAGTTATTTCCATCAGGAAATTATGCAGTAGCCGATGCTAATGAACTTCCTTTCGAAAATTGCTTTTTTGATACCATTATTTCATTTGGTGCTTTTGAACATAATGAGGATATTAATGATATATTCAAAGAGTGCTATAGAGTCTTAAATAAGGAAGGAATACTACTATTTTCAGTTCCAAATTATTATTCTACATATTTTCCTTATCTTTATATTTATAATAGGCTTAAAGGATATGATATGAATGCATCAATAGGCCATAACTATCCTATGAATTATTTAAAACTTAATCTTGAAAAAGTAGGATTCAAAAATATAAAAACTGTTGATACTATCTATGCCTCACCTTTGCCCATTTCAAGAGTTATTTCAACTTTATTTAATAATTTAACTAATCTAAACATATTTAAAAGAAAAAATAAAGATGCAGAAGGAGAAACCATAAAGAATAAATCAATTAATAAGTACAATGCAGATAAAATTTTTTATCCACTTGAATACATTGGATTAGGATTTATGAGAGTTATTTTTTGCAGTAAATAA
- a CDS encoding DapH/DapD/GlmU-related protein produces the protein MKMIINRFRGIIRRILFGPSLVIYTSGGFPDGELIGKPAQIGDFSVVLYGGGIKMGKNVKIGYGVKIISVSTITGSNNSKFISDPIDIGDNVEIGSNSVILPGVKIGNNVTIGAGSVVTKDIQSNSLVVGVPAKIIKRKK, from the coding sequence ATGAAAATGATCATTAATAGATTCAGAGGAATAATCCGTAGAATATTATTTGGTCCTTCTCTGGTCATTTATACTTCTGGAGGTTTTCCCGATGGAGAGTTAATAGGAAAACCAGCGCAAATAGGTGATTTCAGTGTTGTTCTTTATGGTGGGGGTATAAAAATGGGGAAAAATGTAAAAATAGGATATGGTGTTAAAATAATTTCTGTCTCAACTATAACTGGAAGTAACAATTCAAAATTCATTTCTGATCCAATTGATATTGGAGATAATGTAGAAATAGGATCCAATTCCGTAATTTTACCTGGTGTTAAGATTGGAAATAATGTTACTATAGGCGCAGGTTCAGTCGTTACAAAGGATATACAATCTAACTCTTTAGTAGTAGGAGTACCCGCTAAAATTATCAAAAGAAAAAAATAA
- a CDS encoding glycosyltransferase family 4 protein produces the protein MKICLVPTMFPKYKGDYYGSFVFDEAKMLVKRGFEVHVVTQHNPDIPYEEIMDGIHVHRFRWLEPREFRALVHFKGLKDNFRLITYLISLFFNLIIVIRKYDIEIIHAHSTIPTGLIGVIVAKIIGKPVFITAHGMDINNFENHPLFKRLLAFSLNNCSKTIAVSGDLAKKMISLGISKNKIMISRNAVDTDRFKPFKNESLRNIHKIKDNDILLLFVGYLDTFKGIFELINAFYDVNKKNKNSMLMIIGEGPKYDELKKKVFELDLEKSVIFTGKVSPVNVHEYYQSADIFVLPSYTEGIPISILEAMACGLPIVSSDVGGIPEVVKDCENGFLVPPKDKKQLAVKLDVLIEDSNLRKKFAKNSIQIINDEFNIKNKIHELIKLYAEVNRCEGKYH, from the coding sequence ATGAAAATTTGCTTGGTTCCAACGATGTTTCCAAAGTACAAAGGAGACTATTATGGTTCTTTTGTATTTGATGAGGCTAAAATGCTCGTAAAAAGGGGATTTGAAGTTCATGTAGTTACTCAACATAATCCAGACATACCTTATGAGGAAATAATGGATGGAATTCATGTTCACAGATTTAGATGGTTAGAACCAAGAGAATTTAGGGCTTTAGTCCATTTTAAGGGTTTAAAAGATAATTTCAGACTTATAACTTATCTCATTTCACTGTTTTTCAATTTAATCATTGTAATCAGGAAATATGATATTGAAATTATCCATGCTCATTCTACCATACCAACAGGACTTATAGGAGTTATTGTAGCAAAAATCATTGGAAAACCTGTTTTTATTACAGCCCATGGAATGGATATAAACAATTTTGAAAACCATCCTCTTTTTAAGAGATTACTGGCATTTTCTTTGAATAATTGCAGTAAAACAATAGCTGTAAGTGGAGATCTGGCTAAAAAGATGATATCTTTAGGAATTTCTAAAAACAAAATAATGATTTCAAGGAATGCCGTGGATACAGATAGATTTAAACCATTTAAAAATGAATCCCTACGCAACATTCATAAAATTAAAGATAATGACATATTACTTCTTTTTGTTGGATATTTAGACACATTCAAGGGTATCTTTGAATTAATAAATGCATTTTATGATGTAAATAAAAAAAATAAGAATTCAATGCTTATGATAATAGGTGAAGGGCCTAAATATGATGAACTTAAAAAGAAAGTATTTGAATTGGATTTAGAAAAATCAGTGATATTTACCGGGAAAGTATCACCAGTAAATGTTCATGAATATTACCAATCTGCAGATATTTTTGTGCTGCCATCCTATACTGAAGGTATACCTATCTCTATTTTAGAAGCAATGGCTTGTGGGCTTCCCATTGTAAGTAGTGATGTTGGTGGAATACCTGAAGTAGTGAAAGATTGTGAAAATGGTTTTCTTGTTCCTCCAAAAGACAAAAAGCAGCTTGCAGTTAAATTAGATGTATTAATTGAGGATTCAAATTTAAGAAAAAAATTTGCAAAGAATTCTATTCAAATTATAAATGATGAATTTAATATTAAAAATAAAATACACGAGTTAATAAAGCTGTATGCTGAAGTTAATAGGTGTGAAGGGAAATACCATTAA
- a CDS encoding glycosyltransferase family 39 protein → MGYSDLMRPPLLSFLTSIPFRMGYVSPTTLFALDGLLYIFGVIGLYFLLKLKFSTIQSFLGALVYATFPTVLFIMGFGFSDLASVSFTIWTFYFLILAVKRDSRFFYLAFPFAMLAFLTRYNSALIIFPICLYILINRDKIKNIKNMLGGMFTSLLLLVPVFIFYGQKFGNMVYPFMAFFGATSTSLSSESAAYNPNLFFFIEKLHLFIGIESILTVLIIAAGFFIYMILKLKREPFDKKMLFNGLNVRNRNTKLKLVLFVALALVFAFSFGHISAYYSEVLFFILAYLLYDFLKNFKIKDLDMHILFFAWFMAFFIFHSVFAIKVDRYFVLMAPPVAYFLILGLSGISNRLKFKIKNFNVIPSILAISLIILILLSTTSYLPSIIQASQKYKVTNEIIISASEWFINYDPDYKNKTICSDIWPYFGWYLKTNVRPMPEFKGDQKFYGGITDYNLTSQDNIAYNKELEINNADYYFCNRPELNLTSYKPIKQFGKLIIYKRSV, encoded by the coding sequence ATGGGTTATTCAGATTTAATGAGGCCTCCCCTTCTTTCATTCTTAACTTCTATTCCATTTAGAATGGGATATGTATCTCCGACTACACTTTTTGCTTTAGATGGATTATTGTATATCTTTGGCGTTATTGGACTATATTTCCTGTTAAAACTCAAATTTAGTACAATTCAAAGTTTTTTAGGCGCTTTGGTATATGCTACTTTCCCCACAGTCCTTTTTATTATGGGATTTGGATTTTCAGATCTTGCAAGCGTTTCCTTTACAATCTGGACATTTTATTTCCTGATCTTAGCTGTTAAAAGAGATTCAAGGTTCTTTTACTTAGCGTTCCCATTTGCTATGCTGGCTTTTTTAACCAGATATAACAGTGCACTTATTATATTCCCTATTTGTCTTTATATTTTGATAAACAGAGATAAAATTAAAAATATCAAGAATATGCTTGGTGGAATGTTCACATCTCTTTTGTTATTGGTTCCTGTCTTTATTTTCTATGGCCAAAAATTTGGCAACATGGTCTACCCATTTATGGCCTTCTTTGGAGCAACTTCAACCTCCCTTTCCTCAGAAAGTGCCGCGTATAACCCTAATTTATTCTTCTTCATCGAAAAACTTCATTTATTTATAGGAATAGAAAGTATTTTAACTGTATTAATTATTGCAGCCGGTTTTTTTATTTATATGATTTTAAAATTAAAAAGAGAGCCATTTGATAAAAAAATGTTATTTAATGGATTAAATGTTAGAAATAGAAATACAAAATTGAAATTAGTGTTATTTGTGGCTTTAGCATTGGTTTTTGCTTTTAGTTTTGGTCATATTTCGGCATATTATAGTGAAGTTTTATTCTTTATTTTAGCTTATTTGCTTTATGATTTCCTTAAAAACTTTAAAATAAAAGATCTGGATATGCACATACTCTTTTTCGCATGGTTCATGGCATTTTTTATATTTCACAGCGTTTTTGCAATTAAGGTAGATAGATATTTCGTTTTAATGGCTCCTCCAGTCGCATACTTTTTAATATTAGGTTTAAGTGGAATTTCAAACCGATTAAAATTTAAAATTAAAAATTTTAATGTAATACCATCTATTCTTGCTATAAGCCTAATTATACTAATCCTTTTATCCACTACCTCTTATTTGCCATCTATAATCCAAGCCAGCCAGAAATACAAAGTTACCAATGAAATAATAATTTCGGCAAGTGAATGGTTTATAAATTATGACCCTGATTATAAGAATAAGACAATATGTTCAGATATATGGCCCTATTTCGGTTGGTACTTGAAAACCAATGTAAGACCTATGCCTGAATTTAAAGGCGATCAGAAGTTCTATGGAGGAATAACGGATTATAATTTAACTTCACAGGATAATATAGCTTACAACAAAGAATTAGAAATCAATAATGCAGATTATTATTTCTGTAACCGGCCAGAGCTAAATTTAACTTCATATAAACCAATTAAGCAGTTTGGGAAGTTGATTATATATAAAAGATCAGTTTAA
- the yjjX gene encoding inosine/xanthosine triphosphatase yields the protein MKVAVGSKNPVKINAVRSVLEKVYEEVNIVGIDVDSEVPHQPFGIDETIKGAINRAKNAYFDDFDLSVGIESGLMETPNSLTGYIDLQWCAIFDGERITLGVSSGFEYPPSVIEEVLKGKEVGDVMDKVTGVDNLGQKEGAVSYLSKGMLDRAENTEQCVLTAMIPRMNEEIYFKLV from the coding sequence ATGAAGGTTGCAGTCGGATCAAAAAATCCAGTGAAGATTAATGCAGTTAGGAGTGTTCTGGAAAAGGTTTATGAAGAAGTTAACATTGTAGGGATCGATGTTGATTCAGAAGTACCACATCAACCATTTGGTATAGATGAAACCATTAAAGGGGCCATAAATAGGGCTAAAAATGCATATTTTGATGATTTTGATTTAAGTGTAGGAATAGAGTCTGGTTTGATGGAAACACCGAATTCATTAACTGGATATATTGATTTACAGTGGTGTGCTATTTTTGATGGAGAAAGGATAACTCTCGGAGTTAGTTCGGGTTTTGAATATCCGCCTTCTGTAATTGAAGAAGTTTTAAAGGGCAAAGAAGTTGGAGACGTGATGGATAAAGTGACTGGTGTGGATAATCTGGGTCAAAAAGAGGGTGCGGTTAGTTATTTATCTAAAGGGATGCTTGATAGGGCTGAGAATACTGAGCAGTGTGTTTTAACGGCTATGATTCCGAGGATGAATGAGGAAATTTATTTTAAGTTAGTATAA
- a CDS encoding phosphopantetheine adenylyltransferase, with product MKYVAVGGTFDRFHKGHEKLLNEAFETGDNVLIGVTSDEFGGKKGNIDPYAKRISRLEEFLQKFNSRYEVKKLEDPYGPTIYDSKIDAIVVSRETKPVADKINEIRQKKGMDPLQIFVIDWVLADDGRPILSTRIRNGEIDRNGKVLKNSSKAL from the coding sequence ATGAAATACGTAGCTGTTGGAGGCACATTTGACCGGTTTCACAAAGGGCATGAGAAACTGCTGAATGAAGCGTTTGAAACAGGTGATAATGTGCTAATTGGAGTTACATCTGATGAATTTGGAGGGAAAAAAGGCAATATTGACCCCTATGCAAAAAGAATTTCCCGGCTTGAAGAGTTCCTGCAGAAATTCAATTCAAGATATGAAGTTAAAAAACTGGAAGACCCCTACGGCCCAACGATTTATGATTCAAAAATAGATGCAATAGTTGTAAGTAGAGAGACGAAACCTGTTGCAGATAAAATTAATGAGATAAGGCAAAAAAAGGGAATGGATCCCCTCCAGATTTTTGTAATTGACTGGGTGCTTGCAGATGATGGCAGACCAATTCTTTCAACAAGAATAAGGAATGGAGAAATAGACAGAAATGGGAAAGTTCTTAAAAATTCTTCTAAAGCTTTGTAA
- a CDS encoding radical SAM protein codes for MLREQNVVIKDPRKVNLRFASCYPNLYKAAMSSLGFHVIYDFLNSREDVYCERVVYPYVESLESNTKLSDFDIISFSLQYEQDYFNVLRMLNKAGIEVMKEDRTSDDPLIIAGGPCASSNPLPMSKFIDLFIVGEAEVILDEVLDTCIELDNPKKEINAFLDIKGVYIPDNPVKMAIVKEMEDAWHPVRQVVSKTDDKRFIPAFGDAFLLGVSRGCTRGCRFCMAGCIYRPRREASLKKLFKIAEKGRKATGLNKIALIGADVSGYSKIEELCEGLMERGFKVTSPSLRIEAITSNLIDILGKSGLKTITIAPESTWRLRNVLNKPVTDEQILKVMNMAFKRKMNVKMYFLVGLPLETMDDIQEMAGYIKTLSKMSERKNAVRISINPFIPKPHTPFQWEEFDLEDLKTKYNYINQNLKNVSLKLEDLKEAYIQHILSVGDARIGDLIEKTYKKKYRFREWEKVDIKWNLDDELPWKNIDVGVKPEFLKREYQKAMKGEITPWCETFGCYRCGACE; via the coding sequence ATGTTGCGTGAGCAAAATGTGGTTATAAAGGATCCAAGAAAGGTTAATTTAAGGTTTGCATCCTGTTACCCCAACCTCTATAAAGCAGCGATGTCTTCACTTGGTTTTCATGTTATATATGATTTCCTGAATTCAAGGGAAGATGTATATTGCGAGCGGGTTGTTTATCCTTATGTTGAAAGTTTAGAGTCCAATACGAAACTTTCTGATTTTGATATTATCAGTTTTTCACTGCAATATGAGCAGGACTATTTCAATGTGCTCAGGATGCTAAATAAAGCAGGAATTGAAGTAATGAAAGAAGATAGAACCTCAGATGATCCTTTAATTATTGCTGGAGGGCCGTGCGCAAGCTCAAATCCTCTCCCAATGAGTAAATTCATTGACCTTTTCATTGTGGGGGAAGCAGAGGTAATTCTTGATGAAGTACTGGATACCTGTATAGAGCTTGACAACCCCAAAAAGGAAATTAATGCATTTTTAGATATAAAAGGAGTTTATATTCCAGATAACCCCGTAAAAATGGCTATAGTCAAAGAGATGGAAGATGCCTGGCATCCGGTAAGACAGGTCGTTTCAAAAACTGATGATAAACGTTTTATACCTGCATTTGGGGATGCATTTCTGCTTGGAGTTTCCAGAGGATGTACTCGGGGCTGTAGATTCTGTATGGCTGGCTGCATTTACAGACCCAGAAGAGAAGCTTCTTTAAAAAAATTATTTAAGATAGCTGAAAAAGGAAGAAAAGCCACAGGGTTAAATAAGATTGCTTTAATCGGAGCGGATGTTTCAGGGTACTCTAAAATAGAAGAATTATGTGAAGGACTTATGGAGAGAGGGTTTAAAGTTACAAGCCCATCACTCAGGATAGAGGCCATAACTTCAAATTTAATTGATATTTTAGGAAAAAGTGGACTTAAAACCATAACCATAGCTCCAGAATCTACATGGAGACTTAGAAATGTATTAAATAAACCAGTAACTGATGAACAGATTTTAAAGGTCATGAATATGGCATTTAAAAGGAAAATGAACGTTAAAATGTATTTTTTAGTGGGGTTACCTTTAGAGACAATGGATGATATTCAGGAAATGGCTGGCTATATAAAAACCCTCAGTAAGATGAGTGAAAGAAAAAATGCAGTTAGGATAAGCATAAATCCGTTTATTCCAAAGCCCCATACTCCATTTCAGTGGGAAGAATTTGATCTGGAGGATTTGAAGACAAAATATAATTACATAAATCAGAACCTTAAAAATGTGTCGCTAAAGCTTGAAGACTTAAAGGAGGCATATATTCAGCACATTTTATCAGTTGGAGATGCAAGAATTGGAGATTTAATTGAAAAAACCTATAAAAAGAAGTACAGGTTCAGGGAATGGGAAAAAGTAGATATTAAATGGAATTTAGATGATGAATTACCCTGGAAAAATATTGATGTGGGTGTTAAGCCAGAATTTTTAAAACGTGAATACCAGAAAGCCATGAAAGGCGAAATAACACCGTGGTGTGAAACTTTCGGGTGCTACAGGTGTGGTGCATGCGAATGA
- a CDS encoding pyridoxal phosphate-dependent aminotransferase — translation MFQPAKRCKSIQLSQIRKMFDLTPENAVNLSLGEPDFDTPEHIRNAVKKALDEGFTHYTSNKGILELREAISCKLSDENKIEADPESIIVTVGASEALHISLQSLINRGDEVLIPDPGFLSYDPCVKLAEGKSVPLKLKEDDKFQMTAQNVLEKISSKTKAIILNSPSNPTGAVMQKEDIKGIAEIAEDKNIFLISDEIYEKIIYEGKHHSPGRYTDNTITINGFSKTYAMTGFRIGYVASKPELSEEMLKVHQYNTACASSLSQIAALEALTGPQNCVDEMRSEFKRRRDFVVKRLNEMGIEIKAPEGAFYVFPRVDNSVEFVNEAIKNGVVIVEGSGFGKGGEGHFRISYAASYEKLVEAMDRLEAVDF, via the coding sequence ATGTTTCAACCAGCAAAAAGATGCAAATCAATACAGCTTTCACAAATACGTAAAATGTTTGATCTAACACCTGAAAATGCAGTTAACCTCAGCCTTGGCGAACCAGATTTTGACACGCCAGAACATATTAGAAATGCTGTTAAAAAAGCTTTAGATGAAGGTTTCACTCACTATACTTCAAATAAAGGTATTCTTGAACTTAGAGAAGCTATATCCTGCAAACTATCTGATGAAAATAAAATAGAAGCTGATCCAGAGTCAATAATTGTAACTGTTGGAGCAAGTGAAGCGCTTCATATAAGTCTTCAATCATTAATAAATAGGGGAGATGAAGTTTTAATTCCTGATCCTGGATTTTTATCGTATGATCCATGTGTAAAGCTTGCAGAAGGTAAATCTGTACCTCTTAAACTTAAAGAAGATGATAAATTTCAAATGACTGCTCAAAACGTACTTGAAAAGATAAGCAGTAAAACTAAAGCAATAATTTTAAATTCTCCTTCAAACCCCACAGGCGCAGTCATGCAAAAAGAAGATATTAAGGGTATTGCTGAAATAGCAGAAGATAAAAATATATTTTTGATATCTGATGAGATTTATGAGAAAATAATCTATGAAGGAAAGCACCACAGTCCTGGAAGGTACACTGATAACACAATAACCATAAACGGCTTTTCCAAGACCTATGCAATGACAGGCTTTAGAATAGGGTATGTAGCTTCTAAACCAGAATTAAGCGAAGAAATGTTGAAGGTCCATCAATATAATACTGCATGTGCAAGTTCCTTATCTCAAATAGCAGCTCTTGAAGCATTAACCGGTCCGCAGAATTGTGTGGATGAAATGAGGAGCGAATTTAAAAGAAGGAGAGATTTTGTAGTTAAAAGATTGAATGAAATGGGAATTGAAATTAAAGCACCTGAAGGAGCATTTTATGTATTTCCCAGGGTTGATAATTCAGTTGAATTTGTTAATGAGGCCATTAAAAATGGTGTTGTAATTGTTGAGGGCAGTGGATTTGGAAAAGGCGGTGAAGGACACTTCAGAATATCATATGCTGCTTCATATGAAAAATTAGTTGAAGCTATGGATAGATTGGAAGCAGTTGACTTTTAA
- a CDS encoding cation diffusion facilitator family transporter: MNIEKRKKLGRRAVFVAIIGNIGLTIFNFTVGILSGSTALVAEAAHTFSDILTSTITFVGFRIGLKPPDRLHPYGHGRAEPLVGIIIVVFLGIIVYEIFLEVYRKIFLEGPVTPPETIAAVMALAGVFINLIMTRYILKTGKKINSPAIVADAHHQKVDIFSCAAIFVGVIGAQFGFPILDPIVAIFIALMVLKTAFDIAKENINNIMGTVPSKEVLENITNSALSVRGTFDVHDVRINYLGPYASVELHVTVAEDLSLKEAHEIAHNVEEKIINDVDIVSMVLVHVCPKDEDYCID, from the coding sequence TTGAATATTGAAAAGAGAAAGAAATTAGGTCGAAGGGCAGTTTTTGTAGCTATAATTGGAAATATAGGGCTTACCATATTTAATTTCACTGTTGGGATCTTATCGGGGAGTACGGCACTTGTTGCTGAAGCAGCGCACACCTTTTCTGACATTTTAACTTCAACAATAACGTTTGTTGGATTTAGAATTGGATTAAAGCCTCCAGACCGGCTCCATCCCTATGGGCATGGCCGGGCAGAGCCGCTTGTTGGAATTATAATTGTAGTTTTTCTTGGAATAATAGTTTATGAAATTTTTTTAGAGGTCTACCGAAAAATATTTTTAGAGGGACCTGTAACTCCTCCAGAAACTATAGCAGCAGTAATGGCACTTGCAGGAGTTTTTATAAACCTGATTATGACCAGGTATATCCTGAAAACTGGTAAAAAAATAAACAGCCCGGCTATAGTGGCAGATGCTCATCATCAAAAGGTGGATATATTTTCCTGTGCAGCCATTTTTGTGGGAGTAATAGGGGCACAGTTTGGATTTCCTATTTTAGATCCAATAGTAGCAATTTTTATAGCCCTGATGGTTTTAAAAACAGCTTTTGACATTGCAAAGGAGAATATAAACAATATAATGGGCACAGTTCCATCAAAGGAAGTACTTGAAAACATTACAAATTCAGCATTATCAGTTAGAGGCACTTTCGATGTTCATGACGTCCGGATAAATTATTTAGGGCCTTATGCATCAGTTGAACTTCATGTTACTGTGGCAGAGGATTTGAGTTTAAAAGAGGCGCATGAAATAGCACACAATGTTGAAGAAAAGATAATTAACGACGTTGATATTGTATCAATGGTTCTGGTCCATGTCTGCCCAAAAGATGAAGATTACTGTATAGATTAA
- a CDS encoding nucleotidyltransferase family protein, producing MLSGEEFVKNYIFKDREILLEDFKKKARYGEISDEFQIIADFTEYSPLHAGHRHCMMKAKKQVPGGLFVAVVPGPFERSGRGLPYIMTRKARADSAVAVGADIVIEGPPMGIMGSGQYSLCLAKIFKAVDADYIPRGYKPVPGFREILQRISDGRGVAPKPYKIVDMDTGEVLISGKLHEDNYVIVSLSKSLKKINFDFKDKFIFVERIEGVSGTKIRESVLKGNFESVSNMLPLQTIEILNREIEADRAPLYRDEKGIIERANHGPLEYLKSLALLDDRTARSIIKGRPFKSIAEVERCILQGFSRHFKNRVLSSLEAGIKKDALWKYIDKYPSVIRVLNYKDKETLKNFKKSIPHRRIELWQ from the coding sequence ATGCTTTCAGGGGAAGAATTTGTGAAAAACTACATCTTCAAGGATCGGGAAATCTTACTGGAAGATTTTAAAAAAAAAGCACGCTATGGGGAAATTAGCGATGAATTCCAGATAATTGCAGATTTTACTGAGTATTCTCCGTTACATGCAGGTCACAGGCACTGCATGATGAAGGCAAAAAAACAGGTTCCCGGTGGATTATTTGTTGCAGTGGTTCCAGGACCGTTTGAGCGAAGCGGCAGGGGACTTCCCTACATCATGACCCGAAAGGCAAGAGCAGATTCTGCAGTCGCTGTTGGGGCAGATATTGTTATTGAAGGCCCCCCTATGGGAATAATGGGTTCTGGACAGTATTCACTGTGTCTTGCAAAGATTTTTAAAGCAGTGGATGCAGATTATATTCCCAGGGGATATAAACCAGTTCCTGGCTTTCGAGAGATACTCCAGAGAATATCAGATGGAAGAGGAGTAGCTCCAAAACCCTATAAAATTGTTGATATGGATACAGGGGAAGTTCTAATTAGTGGAAAGCTTCATGAGGATAACTATGTTATTGTTTCTCTTTCAAAATCTTTGAAAAAAATCAATTTTGATTTCAAGGATAAATTCATATTTGTAGAGCGTATTGAAGGTGTAAGTGGCACTAAAATTAGAGAATCTGTTTTAAAAGGGAATTTTGAATCAGTAAGCAATATGCTGCCTCTGCAAACCATTGAGATTTTAAACAGGGAAATTGAAGCAGATAGAGCTCCACTTTATAGAGATGAAAAAGGCATAATTGAGCGTGCTAATCATGGACCTCTCGAATATTTAAAATCACTGGCCCTTTTAGATGATAGGACTGCCCGAAGTATTATTAAAGGTCGGCCCTTTAAAAGCATTGCTGAAGTTGAAAGATGCATTTTGCAGGGTTTCAGCAGACACTTTAAAAACAGGGTACTATCTTCACTGGAAGCAGGGATCAAAAAAGATGCATTATGGAAATATATAGATAAATATCCATCTGTTATTCGTGTATTAAATTATAAAGACAAAGAAACGCTTAAAAACTTTAAAAAGAGCATACCACATAGGAGGATAGAATTATGGCAGTAA